In Tribolium castaneum strain GA2 chromosome 8, icTriCast1.1, whole genome shotgun sequence, the genomic window acaggctgtaccatttgaaaaaaatgagttatttaactttttgcgttttggcacactctgtatacagcgtgctcaaaaactcgcgcaccaactcaatagTGTGTGGTAGaaaagtggttacatataaaggtataaatagtaaaaaaattctttgtattaaagttattgataaataacggattttagataaatgatatgtggcaacgttgtctaacagtcatgatcgcaatagaaatTGAgcagcaataaaaataaattatttttgaaagggttttctaggaaataattcccagtgttggcacatctacacattgtgattttttttgataaattttattttttttaattaaaaaaactgctaaagtctgatagaaaatttaaaaataattaaaacataaaaaaacataaaacataaaaacattaaaaaataatgaaaactaaagaagttaacacaataagttggtaactccagatttttttaaatatgactttatgaattttttcaacattttttccgtaatctgcacttgcttctcaataacgtatcactgagttggtgcgccagtttttgagcaccctgtattatcTACGTGCTTTACGTAAAAGTcgtctatttgctaaaactacaaggtattttgaatttctctgttgcaaatttgccggAAAATATGCATAGACGattttgcagtgatttttcaaaaattgttttttttataacgaaacattaaataattccaaaacaaaAGAAGATAGACCCAAaaaagtttatataaagttacattatttttttgtgtagattttaattatataaaaatatataaggtgtttcatttaaaaaatacaactttggctcaccaccctgtatacaacacactgtgcataaaaaatatttttagtttgcggattttaagtcgatctatcggataataaaaacgtcATGGCAATATATCAAGTAATATcatgttgtatataataaaaaatattttccaatttgAATAATAACAACTCAATTTTTAAGTCACGGGTTGCTCTGAATTGTAGTTTTTGTAATTGACTTAGTAACAATGGAAATGTGCTCTCTATTAACTTATTTCCAGAATGAGAGACCACTCGAAAACTAGATTTAATGTGTCTTCGAGTTAtcgaacagaaaaaaattgattcggTTATATCGagactaataaataataaatatagtaatgattataaataaatgaataaataaacagaGTTGTTTACAATACTTGTTCAATTGTTATTAGAACAGTCtataaaaaactgtaatttaaaaaaccatAACAAATCTTCTACTGGACTTTAACGTAGTTCTGGTATTTTTCCAAATGTGAcataatacaaataaatgcACATGAATCTAgtttgaaattcaaatttacGACTTTTTTATGCCTCCTtataaaagttgtaaatttctCATGGCAAAATAGTCAATTTTCGCAATATGAGTGCAAATCGTGTCACAAAATCACGTCAATTGCATCAGCTGCTGATACCCTTGACAAAACCTTCACCACTTCCCTTCTAAACCAAACTGTCTTCAAACACCTTGACTCAAAAGCCAGTATTGAACCAGTGCTCAAAATGGTGCTATCAATGGACCGCTGGCGCGGCAAAATCGCCGTCGTCACCGGCGCCAGTGCTGGATGTGGTGCCGCCATCGCCGAAGCCCTCGTCCGCGAAGGCCTCCAGGTGGTGGGTCTCGCCCGTCGCAAAGCCCGCGTCCAAACCCTCGCCGAAAAACTCGCACCACATCCCGGCAAACTCTACGCCGTAAAGTGCGACATGACGGTAGAATCTGACATTTTGGAGGCCTTCAAGTGGATCAAAACCACGCTAGGGCCCGTCTCCATCCTTGTAAACAACGCCGGGCTCTCACAACCCAATACTCTAATCGGGGGAAACACCCAAATGTGGAAAACTGTGCTTGACACCAACGTCCTCGGCCTGTCCATAGCCACGCGCGAGGCGCTCGACCAAATGATGCAGAATTCAATCGCCGGACACATCATA contains:
- the LOC658438 gene encoding farnesol dehydrogenase, coding for MVLSMDRWRGKIAVVTGASAGCGAAIAEALVREGLQVVGLARRKARVQTLAEKLAPHPGKLYAVKCDMTVESDILEAFKWIKTTLGPVSILVNNAGLSQPNTLIGGNTQMWKTVLDTNVLGLSIATREALDQMMQNSIAGHIIHINSILGHYVAHVPKLNVYSASKFAVTALTETLRQELVALDSKIRVTSVSPGPVDTEFGVALHDSEDWKKLYNSMPKLQSEDVADAVVYVLSTPPHVQVQEMMIRPLGEPV